The following nucleotide sequence is from uncultured Roseateles sp..
GCATCCTGTCCGCCATGCCAGACATGGTGGAACAGCTTCTCCACCACCCGGCGGTTGGGTCCGCAGGCCCAGGCCAGGCGCTGCAGGGCCAGCGGATTGAACGGATGTTGCGTGGGCGTCTGCAGCGCTATGCCCAGCCGATGGGCGGTCCAGGCGACCTGGCGGAAGGTCCATTGCCGCTTGGTTTCCATCTCGGCCGGGCCCTTCTGGCCCCAGTGCTTGAGCAGGCCGGCAAACAGGATGGGCCGGTAGTCCACCACCACATTCAAGCCGGCCAGCGCCTCGGGCAGGCGCTCGAAAGCCAGCGCCGCATAGGGCGAGATCACATCGAAGTAGAAGGTGATGGGCTTCATGCCGGCGGCGGTCTCGGTCAGGGCGCGTTGCCCACCGGCTCGGCGGCGCTGAACACACCGTGCTGCTCGACCAGCAGCTCGCGGCGTGGTGGCAGCAGGGCCAACACGGCCCGCTTGCCCGGGTCATCGAGCTTGGACCAGGCGGCGATCTCGGGAATCGTGCGCGCACAGCCCTCGCACCAACCGGTAGGCGCATGCATGCGACAGACATTGGTGCAGGGCGAGGGCACGGCGCTGACCGGCTTGACGGCGGCGGTGATCGTGCTCATCAGGCCTGCACCACATCCAGCACCGGCGCACCGGTGAGCCGTTCCAGTTCTTGCGGGCTCAGGCGGAACACGCCATTCGGATGGCCGGCCGCCGCCCAGATATGGTCGAAGCGGAACAGCTCCTGGTCGATGTACAGCAGCGGCTTGCTGCCGTCGGCGCTGGCATGACCGACCGGCGACACGCCGCCGATCGAGAAGCCGGTGCGCGCCTTCACATAGTCGGCATCGGCCCGGCCCAGCGGTCCGGTGTGCGGCGCCAGCTTTTTCTCATCGACCCGCTTGTCACCCGAGGTGATCACCAGCACGGCGGCCTCGTCGCTCTTGCGCCGGAACACCACGCTCTTGGCGATCTGGCCCAGGCTCACGCCCAAGGCGTCGGCGGCCTCCTGCGCGGTGCGCGCCGAGACCTCCAGCCACAGCGGGGCGTGCGGGTGTTGCTGGCCGGCCAGCACTTCGGCGACCCGGCGAAAGCCCTCGGGGCGCTGGCTGCTGTTGTTGTCTGCAGATTCACTCATGCGCTTATTGTGCCGCGCGCTTGGCCAGCAAGGCCTTGCCCACCCGCGACACCGGCGGCCGGCCCAGCACGCCGGAGATGAAGGCGCCGGCGTCGACCAGCTTGTCGATGTCGATGCCGGTATCGATACCGAGGCCGTTGAGCAGGAAGACCACGTCTTCGGTCGCGACATTGCCGGTCGCGCCCTTGGCATAGGGGCAGCCGCCCAGGCCGGCGACGCTGGCATCGAAGTTGTGGATACCCAGCTCCAGGCAGGCGTAGATATTGCTCAAGGCCTGGCCGTAGGTGTCATGGAAGTGGCCGCTGACCTCGACCAGCGGATAGTGCTTCAGCGCCCGCTCCATCGCTGCCTGGATCTTGCGCGGCGTGCCGACACCTATCGTGTCCGCCACGCCCATGTGATCGACGCCTATGTCCTTCATCAGCCGCACCACGCGCTCGACCTCGTCGGGGCTGACATCACCCTGGTAGGGGCAACCGACCGCACAGGACAGCGCGCCGCGCACCTTGATGCCGGCCGCGTGCGCGAACTCGACCACCGGGGCGAAACGCTCGATGCTCTCGGCAATCGAGCAGTTGATGTTCTTCTGGCTGAAGGCCTCGCTGGCGGCGGCGAAGACGACGATTTCGTCGGGCTTCGTCGGCAGCGCGGCCTCCAGGCCCTTCATATTCGGTGTCAGCACGCTGTAGCGCACGCCGGGCTGGCGCTGGATGGCCGCCATCACCGCCAGGTTGTCCGCCATCTGCGGCACCCACTTCGGGCTGACGAAGCTGGTGACCTCGATCTCCTTCAGGCCGGCCGCCTGCAGCATGGCCACCAGCTGGGCCTTGTGCTCGGTGGCGACCGGTTGCTTTTCGTTCTGCAGGCCATCGCGGGGGCCGACATCGACGAGGGTGACATGGGTGGGCAGCATGGTGACAACTCCTATTGCAGACTCAACAAGGCGGCGCCATCGCCGACCTGGTCGCCGACGCCGAACATCAGCTCGGCCACGACGCCATCGCGCGGCGCGGTGATCGTGTGCTCCATCTTCATCGCCTCCATCACCGCCAGCGGCTGGCCCTTGGTGACAGCGTCGCCCACCTTGGCCAGGAAGGCAATCAGCTTGCCGGGCATCGGCGCGGTCAGGCGCCCGCCCTCGGCGGCGCCGTCGCCGGCGTGGGCGATCAGGTCCACCTCGGTGACCACCGCCGAGCCGTGGGGGGCGAACACGCTGACCTTCTCGCCGTGAGCATAGACCTGCAGCAGGGTGCGCTGCGACGCGAGGCCTTCGCCCAGCACCACCTGATGCCGCTCCAGCCCCGTGCTGTCAACGGCCAGGGCGATCTCGCGCCCCGCTACCGTCAGCACCATGCCGCCGCCATGGCGGCGCGCCAGCAGCACCTCGTGATGCGTGCCCTGCACCTCCAGGTCGAAGCGACGGTTGGCAGCGCCGAACATGCGCCAGCCATCGGGCTTGGACCAGGGATCCTTGTCCTGCTTGCTGGCCTCCAGCGCCAGCGCATGGGCCACCACGCCGGCGGCCACCAGCTCCAGCGCCAGCGGCGCCGACTCGAACAGGGCCTTGTGCTCACGCGGGATCAGCGCCGTGTCGAGATCGGCGCTGGCAAACGAGTGGCTGTTCACGACGCGGCGCAGAAAAGCCACATTGGTGTGCAGGCCGGCGATGTGCGTGTCGCGCAGCGCTGCATCGAGCCGGGCCAGCGCCTGGGCGCGGTCTTCGCCCCAGACGATCAGCTTGGCAATCATTGAATCGTAGTTGGGGCTGATCGCATCACCCTCACCGACGCCGGAGTCGATGCGCACATCACCGCGCTCGAAGCTCACGTGTGCCGGCCAGCGCGCCACATGCAGGGTGCCGGTGGCGGGCAGGAAGTTGGCATCGGGGTTCTCGGCGCAGATGCGGGCCTCGATCGCATGGCCCCGCATCGGAATGTCGGCCTGCTGCAGCGGCAGCGGTTCGCCCGAGGCCACACGCAGCTGCCACTCGACCAGATCCTGGCCGGTGATCGCCTCGGTGACCGGGTGCTCGACCTGCAGCCGCGTGTTCATCTCCATGAAATAGAAGCGGCCGTCCTGTTCAGCGATGAACTCGACCGTGCCGGCGCCGACATAGCCCACAGCCTTGGCCGCCGCCACCGCCGCCTCGCCCATCTGCTGGCGGCGCTCCGGCGTCATGCCCGGCGCCGGGGCTTCTTCCAGCACCTTCTGGTGGCGGCGCTGCACCGAGCAGTCGCGCTCGTGCAGATAGACGCAGCCGCCATGGCTGTCGCCGAAGACCTGGATCTCGATATGGCGAGGTTTCTGTACATAGCGCTCGACCAGCACCGCGTCGTCGCCAAAGCTGTTGATCGCCTCGCGCTTGCAGGAAGCCAGCGCGGCCTCGAAGTCCTCGGCCTTGTCCACCGCCCGCATGCCCTTGCCGCCGCCGCCGGCGCTGGCCTTGATCAGCACCGGATAGCCGATGCGGTCGGCCTCGGCCTTCAGCAGCGCCAGGTCCTGGCTGGCCCCGTGATAGCCCGGCACCAGCGGCACGCCGGCCTGCTCCATCAGCCGCTTCGACTCGGCTTTCAGGCCCATCGCCTTGATGGCCGACGGCGGCGGGCCGATGAAGGCGATGCCGGCGTCTGCGCAGGCCTGGGCGAACTCCTCGTTCTCGCTGAGGAAGCCATAGCCCGGATGCACGGCCTGGGCGCCGGTCGCCTTGGCGGCCTCGATGATGCGCTCCCAGCGCAGATAGCTGTCGCGCGGCGCGGCGCCACCGATCAGCACCGCCTCATCGCAGGCGCGCACGTGGCGGGCCTGGGCGTCGGCCTCGGAGTACACGGCCACGGTCTTCACGCCCAGACGGCGCGCGGTCGCGGCAACACGGCAGGCGATCTCGCCGCGATTGGCAATCAGGATCTTGTTGAACATGGCTTGTCTCCGGTTCGGGAATCAGTGAGCAGTGAGGGCGGTCTTGTCGCAGGCCGGTTCGGCGGCGGCCAGACCGGCCTCGGTCGAGCAGCGCATGCCCAGGCGCTTCAGCAACGCGCGGTCGGCCTCGGCCTGCGGGTTGCTGGTGGTCAAAAGCTTGTCGCCGTAGAACATGCTGTTGGCGCCGGCCAGAAAGCACAGCGTCTGCATCGTCTCGGGCATCTGCTCGCGGCCGGCCGACAGGCGCACCATGGCGCGGGGCATGGTGATGCGGGCCACGGCAATCGTGCGGATGAACTCCAGCGGGTCCAGCGCCTCGGTGCCGGCCAGCGGCGTGCCCTCGACCTGGACCAGGTTGTTGATGGGCACCGACTCGGGATAGGGGTCCAGATTGGCCAGTTGCACGATCAGGCCGGCGCGCTGGCGGCGGGTCTCGCCCATGCCGACGATACCGCCCGAGCAGACCTTGAGCCCGACCGTGCGCACGCGGTCCAGGGTATCCAGCCGGTCCTGGTAGGTGCGGGTGGTGATGATCTGGCCGTAGAACTCGGGCGCGGTGTCGAGGTTGTGGTTGTAGTAATCGAGGCCGGCGTCACGCAGCTGCTCGGCCTGGCCGTCGGCCAGCATGCCGGCGGTCAGACAGGTCTCCAGACCCATGGCCTTGACCTCCTTGACCATCTCGCCAATCGCCTCCAAGTGCCGGTCCTTGGGCGAGCGCCAGGCCGCGCCCATGCAGAAGCGCGTCGCGCCATTGGCCTTGGCCGCGCGGGCGGCTTCCACGACCTCTTGCAGCGGAATCAGCTTGTCGGCCTTCAGGCCGGTGTCGAAGTGGGCCGACTGCGGGCAGTAGGCGCAGTCTTCCTCGCAGCCACCGGTCTTGATCGACAGCAGGGTGGACAGCTGCACCGCGTTGGCATCGAAATGCTCGCGGTGGATTTGCTGCGCACGGAACATCAGGTCGTTGAACGGCAGCTCGAACAGGGCGGCGACCTCATCGACCGTCCAGGCCTTGCTGTTGCGGCGGTGTTCGTCAGTGGTCGGGGTCAGGGTCTGGATTTGGTTCATGCGGATTGAGGCGTCAAGGTCTCGACCAGGAACTGGTCGACATGGTGATTCAAGGCGGCGGCCACGGCGGACGGCGTCGGGGATTCGAGGCGGGGCACGAGGCCCCAGCAGGGGGCGCCGAGATGCTGCCGCAGCGCCTGCAGATTGTCTTGCTGATGGGGCATGTCCGGGTCCACCGTGTTGGCAACCCAGCCGGCCAAGGTGAGCCCGCGCGAACGTATCGCTTCGGCGGTGAGCAGCGCATGGTTGATGCAGCCCAGGCGCAGGCCAACGACCAGCACCACGGGCAGTTGCAGATCAACCGCAAGGTCGGCGGTGTCCCAGTCCGCGTTCAGCGGCACACGGAAGCCGCCGACACCTTCGACGACGGCGACATCAGCCCGCTCGGCCACGCCGCGCACAGCCGCCAGCAGCGGCTCGCACTCGATCGTGCGGCCCTCCAGCCGGGCCGCGATGTGCGGCGCGCAGGCGGCGCGGAACTGCAGCGGGCCGACCTCGGCGTCGCTCAGGTTCATATTGCCGGCCTCGCGCAGACGCTGCACGTCTTCGTTGATCCAGCGACCTTCGACGAACTCCTGGCCCGCGGCCACCGGCTTGATCGCGGCGACCTTCAGGCCCGCCTGCGCGAAGCGATGCGCCAGGCCGGCGCTGACGCAGGTCTTGCCGATCTCGGTGTCGGTGCCGGTGACGAACAGACCTCTCATGTCGAGGCCTCCGCGGCGGCCTGGGCCAGTGCGTCCAGCAGGCGCTGGATGTGGGCTGCCGTGTGCGTGGCGCACAGCGTGATGCGCAGCCGTGCCGTGCCGGCCGGCACCGTCGGCGGGCGGATGGCGGGCACGCGCAGGCCCTCGCGTTCCAGCCGCGCGGCCAGTGCCAAGGCCGCGGCGTTGTCGCCGATGATCAGCGGCTGCACCGGTGTGTCGGATTCGGCCAGGTGCCAGCTCAGGGCCGGATGCGCGGCGAGGATGTTCGCGATGCCCTCCCGCAGCTGCGCCTGGCGCTGCCGCAGGTTCTGGCGGCGCTGCTCGCCCTCGGCCGAGGCGATCAACGCCAGGCTGGTCAGCAGCGCATGGGCGACGGCCGGCGGCGCAGCGGTCGTGAAGATATACGGCCGTGCGGCCTGCAGCAGGTATTGCGTGATCGTCGGGTGCGCGGCGACGAAGGCGCCGGCCACGCCGGCCGCCTTGCCCAGGGTGCCAACCAGTATCAGCCGCTCGCTGCGCAGGCCGAAATGCGCCAGCGTGCCCCGCCCCTGCGGGCCCAGCACGCCAAAGCCATGGGCGTCGTCCACGATCAGCCAGGCGTCATGCTGTTCGGCAAGCGCCAGCAGCCTGTCCAGCGGCGCCAGGTCACCGTCCATGCTGAACACCGCATCGGTGACGATCAGCTTGATGCGCGCGGTGCTGGCCGCCAGCAACTCTGCCAGCTGCACCATGTCGCGGTGCGCGTAGCGCTGCACCTCGGCCTTGGCCAGGCGCGCACCGTCGATCAACGAGGCATGGTTCAGTTCTTCCGAGAAGATCACCGCACCGGCATCGCCCAGCGCCGTCAGCACGGCCAGATTGGCCATGTATCCGGTGCAGAAGAACAGGGCCTGGGCCTGCGGAATCTCGCCGGACACGACCTCGGCCAGCGCACGCTCCAACGCGGCATGGGCTGCCGAGTGGCCGCTGATCAGATGCGAGGCGCCCGAGCCGGCACCGTAGCGATGCGCGCCGGCGATCAAGGCCTCGGCCAGCGCCGGGTGCGCAGCCAGGCCCAGATAGTCGTTGCTGCAGAACATCAGCAGCTCGCGCACACGGCCGTCGGAAGCGCGCACCTTCTGCAGCGGCGCGGTGGCGCTCTCGGCCACGCGCAGCACGCGGGTCAGGTCCTTGGCGGCGATGGCCTGCAGCTTGGTGTTGAGGTGCTCAAGCAGCATGGGCAAGCACCTCGTTCAGCGTCGCGCTCACCGCGTCGAACAGGAATTGCGCCGTGGCGGCGTCGATCAGATACGGAGGCATCAGATAGACGGTGCGGCCTATCGGCCGTATCAGCAGCTCGCGCTCGCGCGCTGCGAGATGGAAGCGCTCCGAGAAACGCTCACCGGGTTGCTTCACATCGAGGGCCAGCATCATGCCGCGCTGGCGCAGGTGCTCGATGCGGGCATCGCTTGCCAGCGGCGCGAAGGCCTGGGCCAGCAGGCGCGCCTGCTCGACGTTCTTTTCCAGCACCTGGTCTTGCGCAAAGCGGTCCAGCACCGCATTGGCCGCCGCACAGGCCAGGGCATTGCCTGTGTACGAGTGCGAATGCAGAAAGCCGCGGGCGACGTCGTCGCTCCAGAAGCTTTGGAAGACGGCCTCGGTGGTCAGCACCAGCGACAAAGGCAAGGTGCCACCGCTGATGCCTTTCGACAAGGTGATGAAGTCGGGCCAACCACATTTACCCTGCTCGAATGCGAAGAACGTGCCCGAGCGGCCGCAGCCGACGGCAATCTCGTCGGCGATCAGATGCACCTCGAACTCATCGCACAGCTGGCGCACGGCGCGCAGGTACGAAGGCTCGTGCATCGCCATGCCGGCCGCGCATTGCACCAGCGGCTCGATGATCAGCGCCGCGACATGGCCACGCCTCTCGGTCAGCACGCGCCGCAGATCGGCCACCGCGCGGGCCTCCTGCTCCGCGCCCAGCCGCGAGTCCGGCGACTCGACCACATGGGCGCGCATCAGCAGCGGGTCGTAGGCATCGCGAAACACGGCCACGTCGGTGACGGCCAGCGCGCCTATCGTCTCGCCGTGATAGCCGTTCCTCAGGCAGACGAACTCGCGCTTGTCGTTGAAGCCCCGATTGCGCCACGAGTGGAAGCTCATCTTCAGCGCAATCTCGACCGCGCTCGCGCCATCGCTGGCGAAGAAGGTGTGGCCCAGCGCATGGCCGGTCAACGCCGACAGCTTCTCGGCCAGCTCCACCGCCGGCGCGTGCGTGCAGCCGGCCAGCATCACATGGGGCAGTATGTCGAGCTGGTGCTTGATCGCGGCATTGATGCCCGCATCGGCATGGCCGAACAGGTTCACCCACCAGGAGCTGTTGGCGTCGAAATAGCGCCGGCCCTGCATGTCGTAGAGCCAGGCGCCCTCGCCCCGCGCAATCGGCAGCGGCGGCACCACGGCCGCACGCGCCATTTGCGTGCAGGGGTGCCAGACCGCCGCGAGGCTGCGGCGTTGCAGGTCTTGTTGGGCGTTTGCGGACATCAGGCCAGCCAACTCGGCTTGCTCTTGTTCAGGAAGCTCTGCACACCCTCGCGCCCCTCGGCGCTGGCGCGGATATCGGCAATGCGGCGGGCGGTGTCGTCGCGCAGCGCCGCAGTGATGGGCGCGTGGGCCACGTCCTGCACCAGCTTCTTGCAGGCGCGCACGGCCATAGGGCCATTGGCCAGCAGGGCCGCCACAAGGGCGCTGACCTTCTCGTCCAGTGTCTCCGGCGTGGCCAGCTCGTGGACCAGACCCAGCCGGTGAGCTTCGGCGGCAGAGAAGCGCTCGGCGGTGACAAAGAAGCGGCGCGAGGCCTGCTCGCCCAAAGCGCGCACGACATAGGGGCTGATCGTGGCCGGCAGCAGGCCCAGCTTGGCCTCGGACAGGCAGAAGCCCACGTTGTCGCTGGCCACCACAATGTCGCAGACGCTGACCAGGCCCACGCCGCCGGCATAGACATCGCCCTGCACCCGCGCGATCACCGGCACCGGGCAGCTGTAGATGGCCCACAGCATGTCGGCCAGCTTGCTGGCATCGGCATGGTTCTCGTCCCAGCTGTAGCCGGCCATGGCCTTCATCCAGTTCAGGTCGGCGCCGGCGCAAAAGGCCTTGCCCTCGGCGGCCAGCACGATGGCGCGCAGTCCCGGCTGGCTGGCCAGACCGGTGAAGGTGGCGCCCAGCTCGGCAATCGTCTCCTCGTTGAAGGCATTGCGCAGCTCGGGCCGGGTCAGGGTGACGGTGGCCAGGGCGCCGTCGATATGCAGGCTCAGATTGCCCATGATGGTTTTCTCAGTCCTCGACGTGGAAGAGTTCGGGCTGGGGCTCCTGGCGCAGCATGTGCGCCAGGTCCAGCTCCGGGCAGGCATGGCCCATGGCGGTGATGGCGGCGGTGATCTGGCCGCGGTGGTGCGTGCTGTGGTTGAACACATGCTGCAGGCAGCCCAGCAGCGACAGCGAGACCGGCTCGCCCTTGCTGGTGCGGTAGTCCAGGGTGCCGGCCAGGCGCTCGTCGCTGAGGCCGGCGATCACCGGTGCCCAGGCCTCGGTGCCCTGTTGCAGATCAGTGGCCAGGCGCTGGCGGTCGCTTTCGATCTCGGTGTTCAGCGCCAGCTGATTCGACTCGCCGCGTGCGAAGCGCGGGAACCACAGCAATTGCTCGCCGACGCGCAGATGGTTCAAGGTGCCGTGGATGCTCTTGAAGAACAGGCCGGCGTCGCGGCGGTAGTCGTCGTCGCTCAGTGTGGCCACAGCGGCCAGCAGGCGTTCGGTGGCCCAGCTGTTGTAGCGGGCCATGCGTAGCAGCGAGGCCTGCAGCAGCGGCTGCGGCAGGGGCTTGACCATGACGATGCTGTGGTAGGTCTTGCCCTGCCAGTGCACCTCTTTCACCGGCTTGTAGCCGCTGCGCTCGTAGCGGCTGCGCAGATGGCGGGCCGGCTTGGCGGTGTCCAGCGACAGATAGGCATAGCCCTGGCTCTGGGCAAAGGCTTCGGCGGTCTGCATCAGCTGGGCGCCCAGGCCCTGGCCCTGGCAATCGGGGTCGACCGCGTATTGCGACAGGATGGCCGTGTCGCGCCGCAGATACCAGGCCGTGTCCAGGCTCCAGCTGTCCTGCGCGGGCCGGTAGCGGCCGCGCACCAGCACCGTGCCGACCAGCTTGTCGCCTTGAAAGGCGACAAAGCACTGGCCCTGGCCGATGCGCTTCTTGGTCAGCTCGACCGGCTGATCCACGGCGGTGAAGTTCCAGCCCTGCTGGCCCAGCGCGGCATAGGCCTTGTGCAGCAAGGCGGTCAGGGTGTCCAGCGAGTCGTCGGTTTGCAGAGGGCGTATGGTGATCATGTTTCTTCTCAATGCTTCCAGACCTTCAGGCCACGCAGCGATTCCATCGCGTCGAAGTCGCGATCCTTGTGCAGCAGGGCATAGTCGTTCTCGATGCAGAAGGCTGCCACCAGCACATCGATGCCGCTGCGCACCGTGTAGCCCTGCCCGCGCAGGCTGCGGTAGTGTTGAACGGCAGCCAGGGCGAGCTCCTCGCCGCCGGCCACCTCAATGCTCAGGCCCTGCATCAGCAGGCTGGCCTGGCGCAGATCGCGCTCGTGGCGAAAGCCGCGCAAGACCTCGAACAGCACCAGATCGGGCACGACCAGGCGCACCTCGCCGTGGTCCAGCAGATCCTGCAATTGCTCGACAGCCGGATGCGCGGCACCGGTGAAGAAGTCAATCCAGACGCTGGAGTCAACGACCAGCACGGCGCTTGCCCGGTTTGGGTTCGCTGGTGACAAGGGCCTTGGGCTCGGGCGCGGTGGTCCAGTCTATGGACTCGTCGCCCTCCCATTGCAGCTTGCCACGCCACTTGAGGATCTCGCGGTAGGCGGCCTGGCGAGCGAGCAGCTTCAGGCCGGCCTCGACCGCGTCCTTCTTGGTCTTGAACGGGCCTGCCTGCAAGGCCTTTTCCATCAAGGCGTCGTCGATATCGATATTGGTGCGCATGATGTGCCTAGAAGTTAATCTTCATACACATTGTATGCCTTACATGCGGAACACACCGAACTTGGTCTCGGGAATCGGCGCGTTCAGCGCGGCGCTCAGGCCCAGGGCCAGCACGCGGCGGGTGTCGGCCGGGTCGATCACGCCGTCGTCCCAGATGCGGGCCGAGGCGTAGTACGGATGGCCCTGGGCCTCGTACTGCTGGCGTATCGGCGACTTGAAGGCCTCCTCCTCGTCGGCGCTCCAGGCGCCGCCCTTGGCCTCGATGCCGTCGCGGCGAATCGTCGACAGCACGCTGGCCGCCTGCTCGCCGCCCATCACCGAGATGCGCGCGTTGGGCCACATCCACAGGAAGCGGGGCGAGTAGGCGCGGCCGCACATGCCGTAGTTGCCGGCGCCAAAGCTGCCACCGATGATGACGGTGAACTTGGGCACCTGGGCGCAGGCCACGGCCGTCACCATCTTGGCGCCGGCGCGGGCGATGCCGTCGTTCTCGTATTTGCGGCCGACCATGAAGCCGGTGATGTTCTGCAGAAAGATCAGCGGGATCTTGCGCTGGCAGCACAGCTCGATGAAGTGCGCGCCCTTGTTGGCGCTCTCGGCGAACAGGATGCCGTTGTTGGCGATGATGCCCACCGGCATGCCCTCGATGTGTGCAAAGCCGCAGACCAGGGTCGCGCCGTAGCGGGCCTTGAACTCGTCGAACTCGCTGCCATCGACGACGCGGGCAATCACCTCGCGCACATCGAAGGGCTTGCGCGTGTCGGTCGGGATCACGCCATGCAGCTCGGCCGCCTCGAACAGCGGCGCGCGCGCCTCCTGCATGGCCAGCGGGTTGTGCTTGCGCCAGTTCAGGCGTGCCACCGATTGGCGAGCGATGGCCAGCGCATGCATATCGTTGTTGGCCAGATGGTCGGCCACGCCGGACAGGCGGGTGTGCACATCGCCACCGCCCAGGTCTTCGGCGCTGACCACCTCGCCGGTGGCCGCCTTCACCAGCGGCGGGCCGCCCAGGAAGATGGTGCCCTGGTTCTTCACGATGATGGTCTCGTCGCTCATCGCCGGCACATAGGCGCCGCCTGCGGTGCAGGAGCCCATCACCACGGCGATCTGCGGAATGCCCTGGGCGCTGAGATTGGCCTGGTTGTAGAAAATGCGGCCGAAGTGGTCGCGGTCCGGGAACACCTCATCCTGGTTCGGCAGATTGGCGCCGCCGGAATCGACCAGATAGATGCAGGGCAGGCCGTTCTGCTGCGCGATTTCCTGCGCGCGCAGGTGCTTTTTCACTGTCAGCGGGTAGTAGGTGCCGCCCTTCACGGTGGCGTCGTTGCAGACCACCATACATTCGACGCCCGAGACGCGGCCGATGCCAGCCACGATGCCGGCCGCAGGCGCATCGTTGTTGTAGACATTCAGCGCGGCCAGCGGGGCCAGCTCCAGAAAGGGCGTGCCCGGGTCCAGCAGCATCTCGACGCGGTCGCGCGGCAACAACTTCCCTCTTGCCACGTGCTTGGCCCGCGCCGCCTCGCCGCCGCCCAGCGCGATCTTGCCCAGCTGGGCCTGCAGATCCTCGACCAGGCCGCGCATGGCCTCGGCATTGGCCTTGAAGTCGGCGGAACGGGCGTTGAGCTTGGTGGTCAGGGCCGGCATAGGGTCTCCAGTCGTCAAGACGGCCGAAACTGAGTTCGGCTCAATTTAGTTACAGCGCGTCCGCCCAAAGCGATTGAGGCGGCGCGAAGCCACAAGGATAATGCAGTGCAAAATTCGGCGCAAGCAACACTTGAGCTTTACTCAAATATTGCGCAAAATCGAGCCTGTGACAGCCTCCAAGCCCGCCCCCGCCAGCAAGCGCCGCGCCCCCGCCGGCGCCAAGGCCGAGCAGCGTGTGAAAGACATTCTGCGCGTCGGCCGCGAGGTCTTTGCCGAGCGTGGCTACGAGCGCGCCACCACCATCGAGATTGCCCAGCGCCTGGGGATCTCCGAGGCCACCGTGTTCACCTATTTCCGCGGCAAGCGCGAGCTGTGCATGCGGGTCATCGGCGACTGGTACGACGAGATCATCGACACCATAGAAACCGGCCTGCCGCGCGCGGCACCGGTGCGCGAGCAGCTGGAGTTCGTCGTCCACACCCATCTGCGGCTGTTCCTGATCCAGGGCACGGGGCTGTGCGCCCTGGTGCTGTCCGAGGGCAGAACGAAAAGTGAATCGGGCCAGGAGCTGGGT
It contains:
- the bioA gene encoding adenosylmethionine--8-amino-7-oxononanoate transaminase, with product MSANAQQDLQRRSLAAVWHPCTQMARAAVVPPLPIARGEGAWLYDMQGRRYFDANSSWWVNLFGHADAGINAAIKHQLDILPHVMLAGCTHAPAVELAEKLSALTGHALGHTFFASDGASAVEIALKMSFHSWRNRGFNDKREFVCLRNGYHGETIGALAVTDVAVFRDAYDPLLMRAHVVESPDSRLGAEQEARAVADLRRVLTERRGHVAALIIEPLVQCAAGMAMHEPSYLRAVRQLCDEFEVHLIADEIAVGCGRSGTFFAFEQGKCGWPDFITLSKGISGGTLPLSLVLTTEAVFQSFWSDDVARGFLHSHSYTGNALACAAANAVLDRFAQDQVLEKNVEQARLLAQAFAPLASDARIEHLRQRGMMLALDVKQPGERFSERFHLAARERELLIRPIGRTVYLMPPYLIDAATAQFLFDAVSATLNEVLAHAA
- a CDS encoding enoyl-CoA hydratase/isomerase family protein, with translation MGNLSLHIDGALATVTLTRPELRNAFNEETIAELGATFTGLASQPGLRAIVLAAEGKAFCAGADLNWMKAMAGYSWDENHADASKLADMLWAIYSCPVPVIARVQGDVYAGGVGLVSVCDIVVASDNVGFCLSEAKLGLLPATISPYVVRALGEQASRRFFVTAERFSAAEAHRLGLVHELATPETLDEKVSALVAALLANGPMAVRACKKLVQDVAHAPITAALRDDTARRIADIRASAEGREGVQSFLNKSKPSWLA
- a CDS encoding DinB family protein yields the protein MVKPLPQPLLQASLLRMARYNSWATERLLAAVATLSDDDYRRDAGLFFKSIHGTLNHLRVGEQLLWFPRFARGESNQLALNTEIESDRQRLATDLQQGTEAWAPVIAGLSDERLAGTLDYRTSKGEPVSLSLLGCLQHVFNHSTHHRGQITAAITAMGHACPELDLAHMLRQEPQPELFHVED
- a CDS encoding PIN domain nuclease, yielding MLVVDSSVWIDFFTGAAHPAVEQLQDLLDHGEVRLVVPDLVLFEVLRGFRHERDLRQASLLMQGLSIEVAGGEELALAAVQHYRSLRGQGYTVRSGIDVLVAAFCIENDYALLHKDRDFDAMESLRGLKVWKH
- a CDS encoding type II toxin-antitoxin system VapB family antitoxin, encoding MRTNIDIDDALMEKALQAGPFKTKKDAVEAGLKLLARQAAYREILKWRGKLQWEGDESIDWTTAPEPKALVTSEPKPGKRRAGR
- a CDS encoding carboxyl transferase domain-containing protein: MPALTTKLNARSADFKANAEAMRGLVEDLQAQLGKIALGGGEAARAKHVARGKLLPRDRVEMLLDPGTPFLELAPLAALNVYNNDAPAAGIVAGIGRVSGVECMVVCNDATVKGGTYYPLTVKKHLRAQEIAQQNGLPCIYLVDSGGANLPNQDEVFPDRDHFGRIFYNQANLSAQGIPQIAVVMGSCTAGGAYVPAMSDETIIVKNQGTIFLGGPPLVKAATGEVVSAEDLGGGDVHTRLSGVADHLANNDMHALAIARQSVARLNWRKHNPLAMQEARAPLFEAAELHGVIPTDTRKPFDVREVIARVVDGSEFDEFKARYGATLVCGFAHIEGMPVGIIANNGILFAESANKGAHFIELCCQRKIPLIFLQNITGFMVGRKYENDGIARAGAKMVTAVACAQVPKFTVIIGGSFGAGNYGMCGRAYSPRFLWMWPNARISVMGGEQAASVLSTIRRDGIEAKGGAWSADEEEAFKSPIRQQYEAQGHPYYASARIWDDGVIDPADTRRVLALGLSAALNAPIPETKFGVFRM
- a CDS encoding TetR/AcrR family transcriptional regulator, with protein sequence MEPVTASKPAPASKRRAPAGAKAEQRVKDILRVGREVFAERGYERATTIEIAQRLGISEATVFTYFRGKRELCMRVIGDWYDEIIDTIETGLPRAAPVREQLEFVVHTHLRLFLIQGTGLCALVLSEGRTKSESGQELGEAFLAMQRRYTAPLMDLLARGQASGEVRQDISLRLLRSLVFGPMEHMLWEVISTGRQLDVDQSARDLVALLWPALQAPEQELKALRALRQKMQDALTQS